DNA sequence from the Bufo bufo chromosome 3, aBufBuf1.1, whole genome shotgun sequence genome:
gctgcaaaatAAATTAGTGCAACGTGtgctaaattgtgtgcaattttttgactgctggtgacagcagcgacattacctgcgctacatctcctgtataacgtttgcgcatcataaatatctgtgacattcagtttcattttttcgccgctggtgacagcgacattacctgcgctacatctcctgtataatgtttgcgcatcataaatatcagtgacattcagtttaatttatttgcgcatacacttagaaaacctgcgctactgtacgtgtgacatacgtgcaatcatatataccatttaataggctcaaggcgagcagtaagggactgggaagtggccatgctgctgatggtgcactcagaggccgtggccctgggcgcggtgaaactgtgcctgctgccagagcacaagaaacacactcatccaccaccctgtcttccacaaagtccagtctcaagcccgcttgaagagggacatgaggagatcttgtgcactgattcccaaactcttgagcatccacagtcagaaaaagatgagggtggggaacggcaattaatgtttcacgaggtggatgatgatgagacacagttgccaataagtcaaccgcaattagtgtctcaagaggttcatgatgaggatgagacacagttttcaataagtgaggttcttgttaggtcaacaagtcaggaggatgaccagagggaGGAAGTGGAAAagaaggtggtggacgataaaatcactgacctaacctgggaaggtggcaagtggagggagggatctgcagcaccgcaacaggctagaagaggcagtgggtggcaaaagagagaaggcgggccacaccaaacaggcccacaactgttccccggagcactcccttgcggcaatcttctttgccaaggggtaggtgttccgcagtctggtgctttttttgaggaaagtgccaattgtaatttgcaacctgtgccgtaccaaaatgagcaggggcgtgaacactagcaacctcaccaccaccagcatgatccaccacatggcatcaaagcaccctaataggtgggccgaatgcctgggtcaacaatcagtgtctgcgggtcacaccactgcctcctcttcccctgtgttacgtgctggctaatcccctgtccaagatacaggcccggatgcctcccgccctgcacctggaccttcgcaagcaccatcagctagcacatccacttctgtgtcccagcgcagcgtacagatgttcaTAACCCAggtctttgaacgaaagcgcaaatactgacgccaaggattgcgggctatACTTCAATCAGGATTTcctccaccacctacattagtggctgcaactccctccccccttctcctcctccacctcctcctccacttccacctctgaattctcatcttggagCACCAGTCAgcaatcagtcagtagctggaagcagtgtagcactgcagtggggaagcggcaacagacagtgctgaaactaatttgcttaggtgacagcacaccgccgcagagctgtggcagggtataagggaccagactgagctgtggctctcgccactcaacctacaaccaggcatggttgtgactaataatggccgtaacttggtggcggctttggagctcggcaagctcacacacataccatggctagcccacgtgttaaacttagtggttcagcggtttctcaaaacctaccccaatttgcctgagctacttgtgaaggtgcgccgtgtgtgtgcgcttttccgaaagtcatctacagctgccgtcggtctggcaacactgcagcagcgcttgcaattgccagctcaccgactgttatgccatgtgagcacgcgctggaactccatgttccacaagttggccaggctttgtgagcagcagagggcagtagtggaataccagctccaACATGCAACACAGCTGACctaaggttttacgcaactttgagaaatcaacacagatggtgagcggcgatgccgctattatcagcgtaaccatcccacttctgtgtctactgaaacgcccgctgctcacaatgaaggcggacgctttgcatgtggaagaggtggaaatgggggaagaaagtacacagggtgatagccagaccaccctcagttcatcttctcagcgcaaattggatgatgatgaggaggaggaggaggagctggaggaggagctggaggaggacagcaaagtcttgtctgttgggactctggcacacatggctgactttatgttatgctgcctttcccgtgaccctcgcgttatacgcattttggccaacaccgattactggttgttcacccttctcgacccccgctacaaagagaacttctcatctctcattcctgtggtggtgaggacgagcaaaacagtgcaataccagaaggtccttgtggaaaaattgctccaaaactgTCCAGCTGAcaacggcagagtacgtagttccttgggcaaccgaggaggggaggcgaggggaacacacagcagttccaagggcaacactctccaaggcctgggacagtttcatgacaccccgccatcaccctcaccctgatgcccggcctagtgtcacaaggagggaaacatttcgtAAGATGGTGGagtagtacgtagcagaccgtgtcagcatcctcaatgatccgtctgtgccttacaactattgggtgtccaagctggacacgtggcatgaactggcgctctacgcttttgaggcgctggcctgccctgctgccagcgttttgtcagagcgggtatttagtgctgctgggggcaaaataactgataagcgcagttgactcttatcaaactgAACAaggcctgacttctctactccactagaggaaagcggctgaacataaaggcactttaaatgtggcttttatggtgtattgaatacactgtattcacatgcaccccttccaccactaaaaagggtatatggttcaatcttccttttctcgtcgtcctcctcctccatcatatcaacatgcttattaggctgccctcgctcctaatgttttagagggtcagttcagcagcaggccctcgctcctaatattttagagggtcaccaacaggccctcgaccataatgttttagatggtcagatcagcagcagaccctcacccctaatgttttagaatgtcagctcagcagcagaccctcatccctaatgttttagaaggtcagatcagcagcagactcttacccctaatttttagatggtcagctcagcagcaggccctcgcacctaatgttttagatggtcagctcagcagcagaccctcacccctaatgttttagaaggttagatcatcagcagaccctcacccctaattttttagatggtcagctcagcagcagaccctcgcccctatttttttagatggtcagatcagcagcaggccctcacccctaatgctttagatggtcaaatcagcagcagaccctcaccgctaatgttttagatgttcagctcagcagcagaccctcagccctcattttttagatggtcagataagcagcaggccctcgcccctaatgttttagagggtcatctcagcagcagaccctcctccctcattttttagatggtcagctcagcagcagaccctcctccctaattttttagatggtcagctcagcagcagaccctcacccctaattttttagatggtcagatcagcagcaggcccttgctcctaatgtttttgagggtcaccagcaggccatcaatcataatttttcaagggtgtgtatgatgccctcctttatgtgtactaaagggtgtattggagtgactgttccttgtaatttttggcagccctttcacttagtgtataggctttatgagtgtaggagtcccactacctgaacaattgtactacaatgtgaatgaggccctcctttatgtgatatacaggttgtatcggagtgcctcttccttgtaatttttggcagcacttgcactttatatacaagtaaatatacaagaaagaatgtttcctaaccatttttcctctaaaatcgattttatcttcgatttggtgtgtattattgtcagtctgtaaaagtggcgtactcctcggacaacatcgttcccagcagcgacctgggagtccaagatgcatccagacatcctccccatgctgttcccgaaccattttagtgatttttccatcaatttctgaccttttcatatgAACCAGTATGCTCGggtttccccattgacttccattgtgctcaggtgctcggtagagcacccgagcatcccaaagtgttctactcgagcaccagagcactttggtgctcgatcaacactacccaTTATGTGTTCTGcgattgacagccagccaccatctccttcatttgcagtggtgtcgtcaattagaaacctggactgctacagacTGTGTAATTTATTTAATGACAAACCGAGGTACTGATTGGGACCCAACGACAATTGGTTCACGCATTTAGGCCTCGTGGTGAGCATGTCaattctgcctttgctgtggagcgacaCACTACTGCAACTGCTGGTATGAAGATCTACAGAGCCATCACATACGACATTTGGTCACCTATAGAAGTGATACAAGGTGCTCCAACAGCTGAATAACGCTCACCATGCCTAACTGTATGTCattttgtatccagactagaggcgccCAACAGGATACTAGAGACTCCTTTCAATTGTAAAGTTTTCCTTTCGCACTAATAGTGTAATctcttacatatatcatcattacattctcacatagaaagtttcattccATTCCCATAATTCCTTCTTGGTTCGttatattttttgtcaatgagtttaGTTATattctggacaacccatttagtGTCAGATTGACCAAATATGTATTTTCCTCTATTATTAGAACTTCCAGGAAAATTaaatgtagcaataaaaataggaTTCCATATAGTTACATAGTAAGTAGAGATTTTTGTAACCAGAAGTTTtgtaaaattcgatttggctgcttcgccgaattttacgaaAGAATCCgcttcgtgacaaattactttgtcacgaagcacatttatttgtaagtagtgggtgcaatgacttgGAGCGGCGATTGCGCagttccccatcattgtacccctcagatgccacattcatacatgattgcggcataaaagtgtgtaaaacgtaaaaaataaaaaaagctacttacttacctgatccatttgcttagCCGGCCGCcgtcatcttgcttgaaggtctgaCGTGAAATGCcgtgacatcatatgtcaccgCGCAACGGATTTTgcctgagatcttcaagcaaggtgGCAGCAGGCGGCCTCTCATGACAAAATGGTTGAGGTAagtattatttctttattttttttttacactatttcaggttaaatcgatttgagACTGCCaagcacgaagcacaaggaaatttggcttcacggCAACTCGAATTTATGCTGAAATTGtggacttcgatttgctcatctctaatagtaaagataaaaaaaagatatatgtCCATAATGTTCAACCCTGGGAGAGGAAAGAACCTGAATGAAAGGAAGGGTAAACTTTAAAATCCTACCCTTATAGatccaaatataattacattgtaacACCAATTGGGAATGccgaaagtgaaaaaataaaagcgAGTGTGAACAAGGCAACGATGGCAGACAATGGGATATGGACAACCCCCTCCTATGCGGGGCAGTGAAAAACATAGTTACTTCAGCAAATATTTCCCAGTGTCCAACAATAGTTCCGGGGACATTTCCACCAGACAGAGCAGAATAAGAATGGAGTAGCTCCGTAGGTTCAAACACATCAAAGCCTTGAAGGGCTCAGCTTGAAAAGACTGGAAATATCCTTTAAGTTCTTATCTTGTCTCTGCTTGAGGGAAGCCATAAATTCCACAAGCTTATTGCATTATTCTCCTGGTTACCCAGTGTAGCGACCAAACGTTTTTATTGCCATTTAATCACAACCCTACCCACAAAGACCtcactgctagccctcaagaaagGCCGACCTAGATACTGTGAAAAAAAGATGTAAAACTATTGATAATACAGGATATGGTCTGAATCAGAAAAGCTTAAAACATTTATgtcaataaaaattttaatttcttcttgtattttttttttattcccaaaTAGGAAAAGAAGGCATTTTAAGGTGTCATCCTGACCTGGCCGGGAGAGAATTGTCAAGTGGGACATTAACAATGGAATCTCAGGAGGAGCAGAAACAAGCTGGTCTCACATCCCTTAGTCCTGAGGAACGCAAGCGTCTGACTCTCCTGAACACGCAGTACAAGCAGAAGTTCGGGTTTCCTTTTGTGATAGCTGCGAAAATGTCAGACAAAGATAAAATAATGGAGGAGTTGACCGCTCGCCTTCAAAACGACCCTTCTGTAGAACTTCTCAAGGGCGTTGCTGAGGTTAAAAAGATTTGCCACTTGAGGGTGCAAGATATATTACGTAAAGGGTCTCCATTTCCCACCAAACTGTAACTACTGGAAAACCTTTTAGATGGGCATATCAGAAAACTTGTTAGAGAATGTGACATGATGATTACACTACATTATGTATATCACTGTAGACTCCAAGTCACGATAAACCTGTGAGAAATGTTGTTAAATGCattcaaataaaattaaaattggcTTTTTAATCCTACATCAGAGATTTTGAGTTCTTGGCATCTCCAACATATACAGATGGGTTCTGACACTTCGTAGATCAGAAAGGACTGGCACTCACTGAGTTGTATAGCttaataaatgtcttttattgtcaCATGAGATTCGTAGATCACTGAGATCTCACCGTACGAAGGCCCATTGAGTCCCCGCTAGATACTACAAAACTGCAGATACTCCATTAGCCTCTGTTTGGTTCTTTGTACAGCTTCATAAATATGGAGATATTCTGTGGAAAGATGCTGTAATCTTTTTCTGTTTGATTGGATTTCATATgaatatgacaaaaaaaaaactctagagagtgtggggattcgctctggtagacaggctagcgggcgcagtatagaggcaataacaaagtctttaacttaaacagttcagtgtttattcacacattaaggcctcatgcacacgaactttgttgtggtccacatccgagctccattcacttcaatggagtcgcaaaagatgcggacagcactccatgtgctgtccgcatctgttgcaccattctgcggccccgcaaaaacaatttagcatgtcctattcttgtccattttgcgcacaagaataggcatttctacaatgagccttccgttccgcaaattgcggaagtcacacGGGCGgcagtttgcagaccgcaaaaaacgtcacGCTCTTGACAGATGTTTGACagatgtttgtttccgtgtccattccattttttttttttgctgataggatgcggacccatttatttcaatgggtccgcaaaaaatgcggacagcacatcgtgtgctatccgcatccgaatGTTCGtttcgtagccccgcaaaaaaaatataacatgtcctattcttgtccgttttaggcattgttataatggatccggaaaaaaaacggatggcatacggatggcatccgttttttttgcggatccgcaatttgcggactgataaacacatacggtcgtgtgcatgtagcctaagtaagtgacaaaaaaaataacatttttccagAAAAAACAAACAGTCACCTTGATTCTGGTGTTCGTTCCCACCAGGAAGTAACGCAGAAGTCCTTGTATAAAGCAGAATCCACATGCTTTCACacaaacaaggtagcaggccttaatcccagcccaaactcccaggccccaacacagagactggcagcGCTCAacagtcagagaggagtaatccaccccacctgacagtgctgcctgtgttttatatctAAAACCAAGACGGGCCTGGAACCGGCCTGTAgccacccacccatcactttgactactcccaataagagccgtcccgggttagctttgcagccatactaaaacagctgaagtgtcagactgcaatatgcaaaactgacactttgagaaaaaccggctcttacctcccagaggccgggaactgacacgtaccgaccatcaatgacgaccccttgttccttcctacaagaGGTAcagttacactcacctaaagaattattaggaacaccatactaatacggtgttggacccccttttgccttcagaactgccttaattctacgtggcattgattcaacaaggtgctgatagcattctttagaaatgttggcccatattgataggatagcatcttgcagttgatggagatttgagggatgcacatccagggcacgaagctcccgttccaccacatcccaaagatgctctattgggttgagatctggtgactgtgggggccattttagtacagtgaactcattgtcatgttcaagaaaccaatttgaaatgattcgagctttgtgacatggtgcattatcctgctggaagtagccatcagaggatggatacatgttctcattctgtttacgccaaattcggactctaccatttgaatgtctcaacagaaatcgagactcatcagaccaggcaacatttttccagtcttcaacagtccaattttggtgagctcgtgcaaattgtagcctctttttcctatttgtagtggagatgagtggtacccggtggggtcttctgctgttgtagcccatccgcctcaaggttgtgcgtgttgtggcttcacaaatgctttgctgcatacctcggttgtaacgagtggttatttcagtcaacgttgctcttctatcagcttgaatcagtcggcccattctcctctgacctctagcatccacaaggcatttttgcccacaggactgccgcatactggatgtttttcccttttcacaccattctttgtaaaccttagaaatggttgtgcgtgaaaatcccagtaactgagcagattgtgaaatactcagaccggtccgtctggcaccaacaaccatgccacgctcaaaattgcttaaatcacctttctttcctattctgacattcagtttggagttcaggagattgtcttgaccaggaccacccccctaaatgcattgaatcaactgccatgtgattggttgactagataattgcattaatgagaaatagaacagatgttcctaatatttctttaggtgagtgtatatctggtGGTGTAGCCATAGGGGGTGAAGGAAGAGGTATCAGTCACACCCATGTCCCCTACCAGATAAGAAGACACCAATATTTTAAAGGGCAAGTGGTTGATGGGGCATATGTTCATTGTGACCAAGGAAATTCAAGTTATTCCATTTTCAGGGCCTCATAGAAGTTGTATAGGGTTGTAATTGCATTACATATACAGTAGTATTACAGACTCTGAGGTTCTAGAGGAGACTATCTCCATACATACAGTACCTGCACTGTTCTATGGCCATAAAGGTTCtctgccgccgacatcaggccttAATTAAAAAAGAGGATTGTccaagaatttttctttttttatgtagGAAAACATAAAATAATAGAAACACTAACACTTACCTTCCCAGCCCCTCCCGCTCCAGCGCCACTGTTTCGTCTTCTTCCCCTTGCGACAGTCAGTGACATAATTGTTTGGCTTCGTCCTCAGCAGTGTACACCATAAGAACACTGAGGACAATAATTGGCTGTAGTGGTGTAAGGGACATCATCGCTGCAACCAAAACGAAATGTCAGTGTCTGCAGCCAGGAGAAGAGGGATGGACCGGAGGGGATTGGTAAggtaagtttaaccccttagtgacaggcCTGTTTTGGGTcttagtgacccagcatttttaatttgttttccttttttgaaagttgcattccaagagctataactttttttatttttccatcgatgTAGTCGTATgagggcctgttttttttttgtaggaaaagttgtcgtttttaatggcaccattttgggttaCAGATAACTCAACAAGTAACTTTTATAAACTCTTTCTGGGGGGAAAACAGCAATGCCGACCAAAAACATATATatgtagttttatttttatttttacaacttTTGGACAATATGCACTACGCACGATGGCAGTAGGCCCTCTCCAGCCCTCCTGAGAACTCTAATGTGGCCATCATTAGCACCAAgacagaacctgctttcatcactgaacactagtgttgagcgaattgtgcttcagatcctagatccgaagtcgactccctcaaaactttgtttgaatgctgtacggagattcgtctctgtacagtactcaaatgtatgggctctggagAGGAAAATTCGATTTTAGAACTTTAAAACCTAGATCCGAAGTTGGCTTCAGTACCGAGGTGCCAGCCGATACCGAAGCCGACTTccgattcctgttttaaaatagTTTTCAAGTTTAACAATTGAATgccaaagttattcaccaaagtcttgcaagactttggTGATAATGATAATGCCGGAgcgcatacattttaatgctgttcgGAGGCGGGtcgccgtacagcattaaaacaacgttttgcgcgaatcgacttcggatcttggatctGAAGCTCAATTTGCTCTACACTACTGAACACTATTGTTTGCCATTAATGGTCAAATCAGAGTTGAATAAGCTTGGAATGACAAACCACGGGAGGATATCCAGAGTCCGTATGTCCATTACCATGCCAGAGTTGCAGCCTGTATCACAACAAGgagagatgccacccagtatcaatgtgaccctgcctcaacatatacccgctgcagaacccaaaataaagggtgcaccaacttggttgtgtgatcagtgaccaagcaccactaggaGTTTAAACTTTGTCAATCTCAGCTCAATCCCATTAGGTTTTCAGGTGCTCTTTTTTCATTTTccggtaatgtacagtatatacggtatgtatatattcagtGTTGATATAATAATGTGAGAGTGATACGTGTACAGAATGTGTGTAATCTATGAGCGATATATGCAGCATATATCTAATATGTAAGTGACTTGTATGGCACGTTTGTAAGTAAGTAACGTGTCGTATATATTTGATGCATGTGCCACTCACACGTCCTGCACACACATATTCATCATCTCTAATGTGTGAGTGATGTGTGTGCAGAGTGTATATAATGTGTGAGTGTCATCTGCCTAATGTGTGAGTGTTACGTGAGTGGCTCTAATATGTGAGTCGTGTGTCTTATGTGTGAATGACATAAGTGTGTGACAATGATTGCGAATAGGCGTACAGTGTATATAGTGAACCCCTGTTCACTGTATTTTCTGCGCTTATAATAGGGTTCTTAATTTGAGTAATTGGCCCTTTGGTCCATTCTATAATCTGACATTGTGTTTGAGATACAAACAACCCATATTTGAAGTTTTTTATATGGCTGTCTATGCAAAGTGTTTTCCAGATCATTGGTGGACCTCACCTAACATTGCTGGTGGAACCGATAACCCTGTGTTCTTGGAGATACAAGTCCTTAAGTCATTGCTTTCATTCTAAGCCAAGAAGGAACAAGACAAA
Encoded proteins:
- the URAD gene encoding putative 2-oxo-4-hydroxy-4-carboxy-5-ureidoimidazoline decarboxylase; this encodes MDLETLNSMNYEKFLDVFGNIIEKCPLITAAVWSRRPFSSFCEVEDNVYEFIESLPVSGKEGILRCHPDLAGRELSSGTLTMESQEEQKQAGLTSLSPEERKRLTLLNTQYKQKFGFPFVIAAKMSDKDKIMEELTARLQNDPSVELLKGVAEVKKICHLRVQDILRKGSPFPTKL